In a genomic window of Flavobacteriales bacterium:
- a CDS encoding GIY-YIG nuclease family protein, with translation MSGWMYILECSDGSFYTGSTKDLQTRLI, from the coding sequence ATGTCTGGGTGGATGTACATATTAGAATGTTCTGACGGTTCATTTTACACCGGAAGCACAAAAGACCTTCAAACAAGACTCATC